From Lolium perenne isolate Kyuss_39 chromosome 5, Kyuss_2.0, whole genome shotgun sequence, a single genomic window includes:
- the LOC127300213 gene encoding uncharacterized protein isoform X2, whose product MATICVRDSVGDLRVYEPAIQDDGAPPPKEREQDRLRLLEMIQQHYEDALSRLTEKCGCGAMILERFLGGGICLGLLDARSNIIANTHLTGVTRPVGRDEVLAAGVVNEAKLRDIARRSLDGLVAFLTCFFPYLAGWEAVRYLLLAGADPLIAARVISEDRGLRTFRPASDGALRLALRCGAITAKHPRPELLALMWTSPPLESIRLLAAQRELPRDGCHHVFGKVSEEEVAAAGPPSHLHRPWPELAARDCSKVVTEVPYQHSTSLRRVLLGTIHGFYLKALARMPTGELQSRFHRGLLKAGHCYGPFDPVSNIILNTIWYENSFPPPIQEGKLDAVGTLSLMRIEARSFYRLVSCLCTRYPDLTMHQALRCLLDTDLNLELSLEAAMRMQDQQQQQSRCSTVQSAYRAAAIAAWHPKPDAQVEFLCSCKDILGVSRLLDGGQQLRSQDVQHLASLLCPNSPAGTPLQQPLVATRRLNDVMAEGRKHRRALRRISKKINAALRRYESQNSPQCYQLHVICGVNKFVSGPEYGEDCAPGVYHRTHANFLATQHVGSIASTPTLFFAELSNGDDDEDSQLLCCPVNFPPPCAEPVRCLFCENKGIRIVHPASQTFHGLELEFDKMVRREDLYDKEFDPELEEQLYTNHRILENSELVAEWVEGLDEDCMYVDTDDFSDD is encoded by the exons ATGGCCACCATCTGTGTACGCGACAGCGTCGGCGATCTCCGTGTCTACGAGCCGGCAATTCAAGACGAcggcgcgccgccgcccaaggagCGAGAGCAGGACAGGTTGCGGCTCCTCGAGATGATCCAGCAACACTACGAGGACGCCCTCTCACGGCTCACCGAGAAGTGCGGCTGCGGCGCCATGATTCTAGAGCGCTTCCTCGGCGGAGGGATCTGCCTTGGCCTGCTGGACGCCCGCTCCAACATCATCGCCAACACGCACCTCACCGGCGTAACTCGGCCCGTCGGCAGGGACGAGGTGCTGGCCGCAGGGGTCGTCAACGAAGCCAAGCTGAGGGACATTGCGCGGCGCTCCCTCGACGGCCTCGTCGCCTTCCTCACCTGCTTCTTCCCGTACCTCGCTGGCTGGGAGGCCGTCCGCTACCTGCTCCTCGCCGGAGCCGACCCCCTCATCGCCGCCCGCGTCATCTCCGAGGACCGCGGCCTCAGGACGTTCCGCCCGGCCTCCGACGGCGCCCTCAGGTTGGCCCTTCGGTGCGGCGCCATCACCGCGAAGCACCCGCGGCCGGAGCTGCTTGCCTTGATGTGGACGTCGCCGCCCCTCGAGAGCATCCGGTTGCTCGCGGCGCAGCGGGAACTCCCCCGTGACGGCTGCCACCACGTCTTCGGCAAGGTGTCCGAGGAGGAAGTAGCTGCCGCCGGCCCTCCTAGTCACCTGCACAGGCCATGGCCGGAGCTCGCCGCCCGCGACTGCAGCAAGGTCGTCACAGAGGTGCCGTACCAGCACTCAACTTCGCTGAGGCGAGTGCTGCTCGGCACAATCCATGGGTTCTACCTGAAGGCGCTCGCCAGGATGCCCACCGGTGAGCTGCAGTCTCGCTTCCACCGCGGTCTGCTCAAGGCTGGTCATTGCTATGGCCCGTTCGACCCAGTCTCAAACATCATCCTCAACACTATCTGGTATGAAAATTCCTTCCCACCACCGATCCAGGAAGGTAAGCTGGACGCGGTTGGCACCTTGAGTCTGATGCGGATCGAGGCCCGATCCTTCTACAGACTCGTCTCTTGCCTCTGCACCCGTTACCCAGATCTCACTATGCATCAAGCCTTGCGGTGCCTGCTTGATACAGACCTCAACCTGGAACTCAGCCTTGAAGCTGCTATGAGAATGCaggatcaacaacaacaacaatcacggtGCAGCACTGTCCAATCAGCCTACAGGGCGGCTGCCATTGCCGCGTGGCATCCCAAACCTGATGCGCAAGTAGAATTCCTCTGTTCATGCAAAGATATCCTGGGCGTTTCTCGGCTGCTGGATGGAGGCCAGCAGCTTCGCTCTCAAGACGTCCAGCACCTTGCCAGTTTATTGTGCCCTAATTCCCCGGCTGGCACGCCACTCCAGCAGCCGCTAGTTGCCACACGGCGACTCAATGACGTCATGGCAGAAGGAAGGAAACATCGCAGGGCTCTTAGAAGAATCTCCAAGAAGATCAATGCTGCACTAAGGAGATACGAAAGCCAGAACTCG CCTCAGTGTTATCAGCTTCATGTGATTTGTGGTGTGAATAAGTTTGTTTCTGGTCCTGAGTACGGTGAAGACTGTGCTCCTGGTGTATACCATCGAACTCATGCCAACTTTCTGGCGACTCAGCATGTTGGCAGCATAGCTTCAACTCCAACTCTTTTTTTTGCTGAGCTTAGCAATGGTGATGACGATGAGGATAGCCAGCTTTTGTGTTGCCCTGTGAATTTCCCACCACCTTGTGCTG AACCAGTCCGCTGTCTTTTCTGTGAGAACAAAGGGATCAGGATTGTGCACCCGGCTTCACAGACATTCCATGGGCTCGAGTTGGAGTTTGACAAGATGGTTCGCAGAGAAGATCTATACGACAAGGAATTTGATCCGGAATTAGAAGAGCAGTTGTACACAAACCATCGCATACTTGAAAATAGTGAATTGGTTGCAGAGTGGGTGGAAGGACTGGACGAGGACTGCATGTACGTTGATACCGATGACTTCAGCGATGATTAA
- the LOC127300213 gene encoding uncharacterized protein isoform X1: MATICVRDSVGDLRVYEPAIQDDGAPPPKEREQDRLRLLEMIQQHYEDALSRLTEKCGCGAMILERFLGGGICLGLLDARSNIIANTHLTGVTRPVGRDEVLAAGVVNEAKLRDIARRSLDGLVAFLTCFFPYLAGWEAVRYLLLAGADPLIAARVISEDRGLRTFRPASDGALRLALRCGAITAKHPRPELLALMWTSPPLESIRLLAAQRELPRDGCHHVFGKVSEEEVAAAGPPSHLHRPWPELAARDCSKVVTEVPYQHSTSLRRVLLGTIHGFYLKALARMPTGELQSRFHRGLLKAGHCYGPFDPVSNIILNTIWYENSFPPPIQEGKLDAVGTLSLMRIEARSFYRLVSCLCTRYPDLTMHQALRCLLDTDLNLELSLEAAMRMQDQQQQQSRCSTVQSAYRAAAIAAWHPKPDAQVEFLCSCKDILGVSRLLDGGQQLRSQDVQHLASLLCPNSPAGTPLQQPLVATRRLNDVMAEGRKHRRALRRISKKINAALRRYESQNSQPQCYQLHVICGVNKFVSGPEYGEDCAPGVYHRTHANFLATQHVGSIASTPTLFFAELSNGDDDEDSQLLCCPVNFPPPCAEPVRCLFCENKGIRIVHPASQTFHGLELEFDKMVRREDLYDKEFDPELEEQLYTNHRILENSELVAEWVEGLDEDCMYVDTDDFSDD; the protein is encoded by the exons ATGGCCACCATCTGTGTACGCGACAGCGTCGGCGATCTCCGTGTCTACGAGCCGGCAATTCAAGACGAcggcgcgccgccgcccaaggagCGAGAGCAGGACAGGTTGCGGCTCCTCGAGATGATCCAGCAACACTACGAGGACGCCCTCTCACGGCTCACCGAGAAGTGCGGCTGCGGCGCCATGATTCTAGAGCGCTTCCTCGGCGGAGGGATCTGCCTTGGCCTGCTGGACGCCCGCTCCAACATCATCGCCAACACGCACCTCACCGGCGTAACTCGGCCCGTCGGCAGGGACGAGGTGCTGGCCGCAGGGGTCGTCAACGAAGCCAAGCTGAGGGACATTGCGCGGCGCTCCCTCGACGGCCTCGTCGCCTTCCTCACCTGCTTCTTCCCGTACCTCGCTGGCTGGGAGGCCGTCCGCTACCTGCTCCTCGCCGGAGCCGACCCCCTCATCGCCGCCCGCGTCATCTCCGAGGACCGCGGCCTCAGGACGTTCCGCCCGGCCTCCGACGGCGCCCTCAGGTTGGCCCTTCGGTGCGGCGCCATCACCGCGAAGCACCCGCGGCCGGAGCTGCTTGCCTTGATGTGGACGTCGCCGCCCCTCGAGAGCATCCGGTTGCTCGCGGCGCAGCGGGAACTCCCCCGTGACGGCTGCCACCACGTCTTCGGCAAGGTGTCCGAGGAGGAAGTAGCTGCCGCCGGCCCTCCTAGTCACCTGCACAGGCCATGGCCGGAGCTCGCCGCCCGCGACTGCAGCAAGGTCGTCACAGAGGTGCCGTACCAGCACTCAACTTCGCTGAGGCGAGTGCTGCTCGGCACAATCCATGGGTTCTACCTGAAGGCGCTCGCCAGGATGCCCACCGGTGAGCTGCAGTCTCGCTTCCACCGCGGTCTGCTCAAGGCTGGTCATTGCTATGGCCCGTTCGACCCAGTCTCAAACATCATCCTCAACACTATCTGGTATGAAAATTCCTTCCCACCACCGATCCAGGAAGGTAAGCTGGACGCGGTTGGCACCTTGAGTCTGATGCGGATCGAGGCCCGATCCTTCTACAGACTCGTCTCTTGCCTCTGCACCCGTTACCCAGATCTCACTATGCATCAAGCCTTGCGGTGCCTGCTTGATACAGACCTCAACCTGGAACTCAGCCTTGAAGCTGCTATGAGAATGCaggatcaacaacaacaacaatcacggtGCAGCACTGTCCAATCAGCCTACAGGGCGGCTGCCATTGCCGCGTGGCATCCCAAACCTGATGCGCAAGTAGAATTCCTCTGTTCATGCAAAGATATCCTGGGCGTTTCTCGGCTGCTGGATGGAGGCCAGCAGCTTCGCTCTCAAGACGTCCAGCACCTTGCCAGTTTATTGTGCCCTAATTCCCCGGCTGGCACGCCACTCCAGCAGCCGCTAGTTGCCACACGGCGACTCAATGACGTCATGGCAGAAGGAAGGAAACATCGCAGGGCTCTTAGAAGAATCTCCAAGAAGATCAATGCTGCACTAAGGAGATACGAAAGCCAGAACTCG CAGCCTCAGTGTTATCAGCTTCATGTGATTTGTGGTGTGAATAAGTTTGTTTCTGGTCCTGAGTACGGTGAAGACTGTGCTCCTGGTGTATACCATCGAACTCATGCCAACTTTCTGGCGACTCAGCATGTTGGCAGCATAGCTTCAACTCCAACTCTTTTTTTTGCTGAGCTTAGCAATGGTGATGACGATGAGGATAGCCAGCTTTTGTGTTGCCCTGTGAATTTCCCACCACCTTGTGCTG AACCAGTCCGCTGTCTTTTCTGTGAGAACAAAGGGATCAGGATTGTGCACCCGGCTTCACAGACATTCCATGGGCTCGAGTTGGAGTTTGACAAGATGGTTCGCAGAGAAGATCTATACGACAAGGAATTTGATCCGGAATTAGAAGAGCAGTTGTACACAAACCATCGCATACTTGAAAATAGTGAATTGGTTGCAGAGTGGGTGGAAGGACTGGACGAGGACTGCATGTACGTTGATACCGATGACTTCAGCGATGATTAA
- the LOC127300214 gene encoding enoyl-[acyl-carrier-protein] reductase, mitochondrial, with the protein MASALRLLPSTAARLRFSRSLPFSAAASLFSPPSKAVLYDQHGPPDQVLRVADVPPAELGERDVCVKMLAAPINPSDINRVQGVYPVRPPLPAAVAGYEGVAQVHAVGPAVTRPISPGDWVIPSPPSFGTWQTYIVKPEDVWHKVRDDVPAEYAATVTVNPLTALRMLKDFVELNPGDAIVQNGATSIVGQCVIQLAKVQGIRTINIIRDRPGSEEAKEKLKQLGADEVFTESQLDVKNVKTLLGALPEPALGFNCVGGNAASLILKLLRQGGTMVTYGGMSKKPVTVSTSSFIFKDLSLRGFWLQKWMNSDKAEDCRIMIDYLLALVQEGKLKYEMELTPFSEFGLALDKSLGKHGSQPKQVLRF; encoded by the exons ATGGCGTCGGCGCTCCGCCTGCTGCCGTCGACGGCGGCGCGCCTCCGCTTCTCTCGCAGCCTTCCTttctccgccgccgcgtcgcTCTTCTCCCCGCCCTCCAAGGCCGTCCTCTACGACCAACACGGCCCGCCCGACCAAGTCCTCAG GGTGGCGGACGTGCCGCCGGCGGAGCTCGGGGAGCGCGACGTCTGCGTCAAGATGCTGGCCGCGCCCATCAACCCCTCCGACATCAACCGCGTCCAGGGCGTCTACCCCGTCAGGCCTCCCctccccgccgccgtcgccgggtACGAGGGCGTCGCCCAGGTCCACGCCGTCGGCCCCGCCGTCACCCGCCCCATCTCTCCCGGCGACTGGGTCATCCCTTCCCCGCCCTCCTTCG GGACATGGCAGACCTACATTGTGAAGCCGGAAGATGTGTGGCACAAGGTCCGCGACGACGTGCCTGCGGAATACGCTGCTACTGTCACGGTCAACCCCTTGACGGCGCTCAGGATGCTCAAGGACTTTGTGGAGCTCAATCCTG GTGATGCTATTGTCCAAAACGGCGCGACCAGCATCGTCGGTCAGTGCGTTATTCAGCTCGCGAAAGTACAGGGAATTCGCACCATCAATATCATAAGGGACAG GCCTGGCTCAGAAGAAGCGAAAGAGAAACTTAAACAGCTTGGTGCAGATGAGGTATTCACAGAAAGCCAGCTAGATGTGAAGAATGTCAAGACCTTGCTG GGGGCTTTGCCAGAACCTGCATTAGGATTTAACTGTGTTGGGGGAAATGCTGCATCTTTGATACTGAAGTTATTAAG GCAAGGAGGCACCATGGTTACATATGGTGGAATGTCCAAGAAACCTGTGACTGTTTCTACTTCATCTTTCATTTTTAAG GATCTTTCCCTCCGAGGCTTCTGGTTACAGAAGTGGATGAATTCGGACAAGGCAGAGGATTGCAGAATAATGATAGACTACCTGCTGGCCCTTGTGCAAGAAGGCAAACTTAAATATGA GATGGAGTTGACTCCCTTCAGCGAGTTTGGCCTGGCTCTTGACAAGTCCCTTGGCAAACACGGAAGCCAGCCAAAGCAGGTTCTTAGGTTCTGA